A single genomic interval of Deinococcus fonticola harbors:
- a CDS encoding alpha/beta hydrolase — translation MTDPHQNLFDPAVNTEYMPSQSVPNAREYFGAWARDSAALREQHPPQELAYGHGEHERLDVFEPVGEARATLLFIHGGYWKAFYKDHFSYVGAPLLREGVRVAVMSYDLAPGVTLRQIVRQAREAASLVAQSYPGPLFVSGHSAGGHLTAMIHCTDWPAEGLPAPQLAGSIGISGLYDLLPLRLTELQPDLNLSEDEARALSPISHPPTSPAPFIVAVGALESKSFHDQSGKLTAAWPTVASPPNDLPGRHHFDAPDDLLTLLQPLLDRLNPEPLDP, via the coding sequence ATGACTGACCCACATCAAAACCTGTTTGACCCTGCGGTGAACACGGAGTACATGCCGTCTCAGAGCGTGCCCAACGCGCGGGAGTATTTCGGGGCGTGGGCGCGGGACAGTGCTGCCCTGCGTGAACAGCACCCGCCGCAGGAACTGGCTTACGGCCACGGCGAGCATGAGCGCCTGGACGTGTTTGAACCCGTGGGCGAGGCGCGGGCGACCCTGCTGTTCATTCACGGCGGGTACTGGAAAGCGTTCTACAAAGATCACTTCTCTTATGTGGGCGCGCCACTTCTGCGGGAGGGCGTGCGCGTGGCGGTCATGAGTTACGACCTTGCGCCGGGGGTGACGCTGCGGCAGATCGTGCGGCAGGCGCGTGAAGCGGCCTCGCTGGTAGCCCAGTCGTATCCAGGCCCGCTGTTCGTTTCCGGGCACTCGGCGGGCGGCCACCTGACGGCCATGATTCACTGCACCGACTGGCCGGCCGAAGGACTGCCTGCGCCGCAACTGGCGGGCAGCATCGGCATCAGCGGCCTGTACGACCTGCTGCCCCTGCGTCTCACCGAACTGCAACCGGACTTGAACCTCAGTGAAGACGAGGCCCGTGCCCTCAGCCCTATCAGCCACCCGCCCACCAGCCCGGCCCCGTTCATCGTGGCGGTCGGCGCCCTGGAGTCCAAGTCTTTCCACGACCAGAGCGGCAAGCTCACTGCGGCCTGGCCCACCGTCGCCTCCCCGCCCAACGACCTGCCTGGACGCCACCACTTCGACGCCCCGGACGACCTGCTGACGCTACTCCAACCGTTGCTCGACCGCCTGAATCCTGAGCCTCTTGACCCTTAA
- a CDS encoding ABC transporter ATP-binding protein — protein sequence MRPESASPESGPPESALLEVTDLHGGYGSARVLHGLSFRVGKGETHALLGRNGMGKTTTVRTLMGLNAARSGRILFDGQDMTKLSPEAVVARGLAVVPEGRQVFPNLSVEEHLIAFHLKRHGNHWTPGRVYELFPRLHERRHHGGQQLSGGEQQMLAIGRALITNPKLLILDEATEGLAPLMREEVWRCLTLLRESGQSILVIDKYVRRLMTLADQHTILERGQVVWQGNSAQLEADKTAWEYLSV from the coding sequence ATGCGGCCTGAGTCGGCATCACCTGAGTCTGGGCCACCTGAGTCTGCGCTGCTGGAAGTCACCGACCTGCACGGCGGGTACGGCAGCGCCAGAGTCCTGCACGGCCTTTCGTTCCGCGTCGGCAAAGGCGAAACGCACGCCCTGCTGGGCCGCAACGGCATGGGCAAAACCACCACCGTCCGCACCCTCATGGGGCTGAATGCCGCGCGTTCAGGACGCATTCTGTTCGACGGGCAGGACATGACCAAGCTCTCGCCGGAAGCCGTCGTGGCGCGCGGGCTGGCGGTCGTGCCGGAAGGCCGGCAGGTGTTCCCGAACCTCAGCGTCGAAGAACACCTGATTGCCTTTCACCTGAAGCGCCACGGCAACCACTGGACACCGGGGCGTGTCTACGAGCTGTTCCCCCGCCTGCACGAACGCCGTCACCATGGAGGGCAGCAACTCTCGGGCGGCGAACAGCAGATGCTGGCGATTGGCCGGGCGCTGATCACCAACCCGAAGCTCCTGATTCTGGATGAAGCCACCGAGGGCCTGGCTCCGCTCATGCGCGAGGAAGTGTGGCGTTGCCTCACCCTGCTGCGGGAAAGCGGGCAGAGCATCCTGGTGATCGACAAGTACGTGCGCCGCCTGATGACCCTGGCCGACCAGCACACCATCCTGGAACGCGGGCAGGTCGTGTGGCAGGGCAACAGTGCCCAGCTGGAAGCCGACAAAACCGCCTGGGAGTACCTGAGCGTGTAG